A single window of Rickettsiella endosymbiont of Dermanyssus gallinae DNA harbors:
- a CDS encoding CADD family putative folate metabolism protein, translating into MTKQIPDNRLNADSLDNSMQVLDRQLNENHLLKHPMYQAWSAGKLSLNDLQTYACQYYHHVDAFPRYLSATHSNCHLPHARQVLLENLNDEEGDTTTRESHPTLWLQFAKGLGLCEETVKNSVPTPETKQLIDDFLSLSRSSYAEGLGALYAYERQIPQTAASKIMGLKQFYNIDDPATLKFFLVHLEADVEHSEATKTLMQELLSLEKIKAEKAAKKIAQSVWDMLSGIQARTIGNVHCEIPAA; encoded by the coding sequence ATGACCAAGCAAATTCCCGATAATCGGCTTAATGCTGACTCACTCGATAACTCGATGCAAGTGCTCGATAGACAACTCAATGAAAACCATTTGTTAAAGCATCCTATGTACCAGGCTTGGTCAGCAGGAAAACTTTCACTCAATGATTTACAAACTTATGCTTGCCAATATTATCACCATGTCGATGCTTTTCCGCGTTACCTCAGCGCAACGCATAGTAACTGTCATCTTCCTCATGCGCGTCAGGTATTATTAGAGAATTTAAATGACGAAGAAGGCGATACTACTACGAGGGAATCCCATCCTACTTTATGGCTACAATTTGCTAAAGGTTTAGGTTTATGTGAAGAAACCGTAAAAAACAGTGTGCCCACGCCAGAAACCAAGCAACTCATAGACGATTTTCTATCGCTTTCGCGTTCTTCTTATGCAGAAGGCTTAGGCGCTTTATACGCCTATGAACGTCAAATTCCACAGACAGCGGCAAGCAAAATTATGGGGCTTAAGCAATTTTATAATATCGATGACCCAGCCACATTAAAATTCTTCCTAGTACATTTAGAAGCCGATGTAGAACACTCTGAAGCCACTAAAACACTCATGCAAGAATTACTCTCCTTAGAAAAAATAAAGGCAGAGAAGGCAGCAAAAAAAATAGCTCAATCGGTATGGGATATGTTAAGTGGCATACAAGCACGAACGATTGGAAATGTTCATTGTGAAATACCTGCTGCTTAA
- a CDS encoding STAS domain-containing protein: MNNPSNLFQKRDNAYCLSGELSFDTVPRLWQQSQEVLKDKASSVIFDLAEVTQSDSSGVALLIAWTRNIRRQSRTIHFVHLPKQMLAIIQLAGLKNIIPIKI, encoded by the coding sequence ATGAACAACCCATCTAATTTGTTTCAAAAGCGTGACAATGCTTATTGTCTTTCGGGCGAATTAAGTTTTGATACGGTACCCCGGCTGTGGCAACAAAGTCAGGAAGTGTTAAAAGATAAAGCATCATCGGTTATTTTTGATTTAGCAGAAGTAACCCAAAGCGATAGTAGTGGCGTTGCTTTATTGATTGCTTGGACACGGAATATTCGTCGTCAATCACGAACAATTCATTTTGTGCATTTGCCTAAGCAAATGTTAGCAATAATCCAGCTTGCTGGCCTAAAAAACATCATACCGATAAAAATTTAA
- a CDS encoding MlaC/ttg2D family ABC transporter substrate-binding protein, giving the protein MKKFILSMIGLLACTAVWAISSPLDLLQTTSNQLITTLQQNQATLKTKPQLVYGIVNQILLPHVDLASMSRIALGRDAWMQASPAQRQAFTQQFTTLLIRTYSSALAQYTDEKVNFLPLRGDFNAETRVQVNSNIIRDSGPAINVSYRLMRVGEQWKLYDFSVDGISLVQSFRSQFAQELQQAGIDGLINKLAQHNAQNN; this is encoded by the coding sequence GTGAAAAAGTTTATTTTATCTATGATTGGCTTATTAGCTTGTACAGCGGTATGGGCTATTTCTTCGCCGCTTGATTTGCTGCAAACCACATCAAATCAATTGATTACGACTTTGCAACAAAACCAAGCCACATTAAAAACAAAACCACAGCTTGTGTATGGCATCGTTAATCAAATTTTATTGCCACATGTAGACTTAGCGAGTATGTCAAGAATAGCATTAGGTAGAGATGCATGGATGCAAGCGAGCCCTGCGCAAAGACAAGCTTTTACTCAGCAATTTACTACCTTATTAATTCGTACTTATTCAAGTGCTTTAGCACAATATACGGATGAAAAAGTAAATTTTCTGCCGTTACGGGGTGACTTCAATGCAGAGACACGTGTGCAAGTTAATAGTAATATTATTCGTGACTCAGGGCCTGCTATCAATGTCAGTTACCGATTGATGCGAGTGGGCGAACAATGGAAACTTTACGACTTTAGTGTCGATGGTATTAGTTTAGTGCAAAGTTTTCGTTCTCAGTTTGCGCAAGAACTACAACAAGCGGGTATTGATGGCTTGATAAATAAGCTCGCACAGCATAATGCGCAAAATAACTAA
- a CDS encoding SMP-30/gluconolactonase/LRE family protein, which produces MLNPVVVCEEPMLLGESPLWHPEEKCLYWVDIVAASLNRLDINNRSVKKFKMPSQIGSIGWRAKGGLIAALSDRFASIDTETGMTQTIALPLKKQSQDMFNDGKCDRQGRFWAGTKDIAEEKPIGALYCLDTEGKAMEMASGFTVSNGIAWNLDNSRMYMCDSPARQIYEYEFDPIKGRLGAFHVFAQIPESEGFPDGLTVDSEGYIWSCHWDGWQITRYKPTGEIDSIIPMPVPRPTSCCFGGGDLKTLYVTSASVGLSASILDDAPQSGQLFALEIGVKGLAEPAYLG; this is translated from the coding sequence ATGTTAAATCCAGTCGTTGTATGTGAAGAACCCATGTTATTGGGTGAGAGCCCTCTTTGGCATCCCGAAGAAAAATGTCTTTACTGGGTCGATATCGTCGCAGCGAGCTTGAATCGTTTAGATATCAATAATAGAAGCGTTAAAAAATTTAAAATGCCTAGCCAGATTGGTTCCATCGGCTGGCGTGCTAAAGGAGGATTGATAGCGGCGCTCAGTGACCGATTTGCTTCCATTGACACAGAAACAGGCATGACACAAACCATTGCATTACCTTTAAAAAAACAGTCTCAGGATATGTTTAATGACGGAAAATGCGATCGGCAAGGTCGTTTTTGGGCAGGGACTAAAGATATTGCTGAAGAGAAACCCATTGGTGCCCTCTATTGCTTAGATACAGAAGGCAAGGCGATGGAAATGGCTAGCGGTTTTACCGTCAGTAATGGAATTGCGTGGAATTTAGATAATAGTCGAATGTATATGTGCGATTCTCCGGCGCGTCAAATCTATGAATATGAATTTGACCCTATAAAAGGTCGCTTAGGGGCTTTTCACGTGTTTGCTCAAATTCCTGAATCAGAAGGCTTCCCTGATGGGCTTACCGTCGATAGTGAGGGCTATATATGGAGCTGCCATTGGGACGGTTGGCAAATTACCCGCTATAAACCCACAGGAGAAATCGATAGCATTATTCCTATGCCTGTTCCTAGGCCCACCAGCTGTTGTTTTGGGGGGGGAGATTTAAAAACGCTTTATGTGACTTCTGCGTCAGTTGGGTTATCCGCGTCTATTTTGGACGATGCACCCCAATCGGGGCAGTTGTTTGCATTGGAAATAGGCGTTAAAGGGCTAGCTGAACCCGCCTATCTTGGCTGA
- a CDS encoding ShlB/FhaC/HecB family hemolysin secretion/activation protein codes for MDKQSNQGKENYIKFALYFLHFLLLMVSLKGFAAVVPSTIVPGQVERQSRNTVPIQAERPTRLITQTAPAAISPVTTSIPPSMRAPFILRSVRIIGSTVYSQESLNAFYQPYLNKRISYSELEKVASDITLKYLRDGYILSRAYIPIQNLKSGHVTIKILEAYVANVSIQGKIHGLENFLNTYSEKIKQSRPLQQKTLRYYTLLLNRLPGVKATLQINPISESSGAQNLIFIINQRRFSPYAILNNNQSRYLGSQNLFVSANMYSLLKGSDATTLTAATAPFEPRVLQYYYLYEIIPIGVYGNHLDIAVDYTKTKPNVLGPPIATEVVGTFDSLSGKVAEITGYYYHPFILQTDEKLEGRLALGYYDSKTTGFNDPFNGPQDVIVKIPTIRVQTSYERTRSKYLDRIEAEISQGFHSFGATIGPPASNNPSIDYTKLYYYASHIQVLPKSFSILIDSMGQYAFGPLIPVEKIPYGGIPFGRAYDPSEIIGDSGIMGGLEIRYNTFPESFSSVQYFTRYDIGKVWNKNVAPAFALNSVYSDASLSAGLRLFLTKDFNLELSLARPLTNPVQAEVLSGKNGKSLRFFFNFSYTPL; via the coding sequence ATGGATAAGCAATCTAATCAAGGGAAAGAAAATTATATTAAGTTTGCGCTCTACTTTTTGCATTTTCTACTGCTTATGGTCTCCCTAAAAGGATTTGCAGCTGTAGTACCCAGCACCATAGTACCTGGCCAAGTAGAGCGACAATCAAGAAACACTGTTCCTATACAAGCAGAGCGACCTACTAGACTTATTACACAAACAGCTCCGGCAGCCATATCCCCCGTAACGACTTCCATACCGCCGAGTATGCGTGCTCCATTTATCCTACGCTCGGTGCGTATTATAGGATCAACCGTTTATTCACAAGAAAGTTTAAACGCTTTTTATCAACCTTACCTTAATAAAAGGATAAGTTATTCAGAACTAGAAAAGGTTGCATCTGACATTACCTTAAAATATCTCAGAGATGGTTATATACTCTCACGCGCGTATATACCGATACAAAACCTAAAGTCAGGACATGTAACCATAAAAATTCTCGAAGCCTATGTTGCTAATGTAAGCATTCAAGGGAAAATTCATGGTTTAGAAAACTTTCTAAATACATACAGTGAAAAAATTAAACAGTCCCGTCCTTTACAACAAAAAACGTTACGGTATTACACTTTATTATTGAACCGCTTACCGGGTGTCAAAGCTACGCTACAAATCAATCCCATATCAGAAAGCTCAGGTGCACAAAACCTTATTTTTATTATCAATCAACGCCGATTTTCTCCTTACGCTATTCTCAATAATAATCAATCACGCTATTTGGGATCACAAAATTTATTTGTTAGCGCTAATATGTATTCCTTATTAAAAGGCAGTGACGCAACCACCTTAACCGCTGCCACGGCACCCTTTGAACCCAGGGTGCTACAGTATTATTATTTATATGAAATCATACCGATTGGTGTTTACGGCAATCATTTAGATATTGCAGTAGACTATACAAAAACAAAACCCAATGTACTCGGCCCCCCAATAGCGACCGAAGTAGTAGGAACGTTTGATAGTTTGTCCGGCAAAGTAGCTGAGATAACTGGCTATTATTATCACCCATTTATACTACAAACGGATGAAAAATTAGAAGGTCGCTTAGCACTGGGATACTATGATAGTAAAACAACCGGCTTTAATGATCCGTTTAACGGCCCTCAAGATGTTATTGTAAAAATTCCAACTATACGTGTCCAAACAAGCTACGAGCGCACTAGATCCAAATACCTTGATAGAATAGAGGCCGAAATAAGCCAAGGATTTCATTCCTTCGGCGCTACAATAGGACCTCCTGCATCAAATAATCCATCAATTGATTATACAAAACTTTATTACTACGCATCCCATATACAAGTTCTCCCTAAATCCTTCTCAATACTCATTGATTCAATGGGTCAATATGCTTTTGGCCCATTAATCCCCGTTGAAAAAATTCCCTATGGTGGTATCCCATTTGGACGCGCCTATGACCCTTCCGAAATCATTGGAGATAGTGGCATTATGGGAGGATTAGAAATACGCTACAATACATTCCCAGAATCTTTCAGTTCTGTACAGTATTTTACACGTTACGATATTGGTAAAGTATGGAACAAAAATGTTGCACCCGCTTTCGCTTTAAATAGCGTGTACAGTGATGCTTCATTATCTGCTGGGTTACGATTATTTTTAACAAAAGATTTCAATCTTGAACTCAGTCTCGCTAGACCTTTAACCAATCCTGTTCAAGCAGAAGTATTAAGTGGAAAAAATGGAAAAAGTTTACGCTTTTTCTTTAACTTCAGTTATACGCCGCTTTGA
- a CDS encoding aldose epimerase family protein, with protein MPEMFCQPSTFGELPDGQTITQYTLRNPSGMSISVMNYGATLTSVKVPGLRGTVHELTLGFDQLEEYLNHDFYFGATIGRVPNRIANASFNYQGQDFHLTKNKDYAHHLHGGERGFDKAIWQPEVSIQTDKASVAFKMLSPDGDQGYPGTLEVKTTYSLTLANELKIAFEAKTDRITPVDLTNHAYWNLAGAGQGTVLDHVLQVFVDHYVVTDKDLLPTGQIAEVNDTPFDFRQPHHLGERLEDTPIGGYDLCFVLPAMTNHHPRLVAQIKEPVSGRTLEVHTTQPGLQFYTGNSLKSYPISGGLTTQRYGAFCMETQNLPGAVNYPQFPSPFLLPGDRYYHETIYRLIW; from the coding sequence ATGCCTGAAATGTTTTGTCAGCCATCAACTTTTGGTGAGTTACCTGATGGTCAAACGATTACGCAATATACATTGCGTAATCCCAGTGGGATGTCAATAAGCGTTATGAATTATGGCGCTACCCTTACTTCGGTAAAAGTACCAGGATTAAGAGGTACCGTACACGAACTTACTTTAGGATTCGATCAGCTTGAGGAATATTTAAATCACGATTTTTATTTTGGTGCGACCATAGGACGAGTGCCTAACCGTATTGCAAACGCGTCTTTTAATTATCAGGGACAAGATTTTCATTTAACAAAAAATAAAGATTATGCACATCATTTACATGGTGGTGAAAGAGGTTTTGATAAAGCGATTTGGCAGCCTGAAGTTTCTATTCAGACTGATAAAGCCAGTGTAGCATTTAAAATGCTAAGCCCGGATGGCGATCAAGGTTACCCAGGAACGCTTGAAGTAAAAACGACCTATAGTTTGACATTGGCTAATGAGTTAAAAATCGCTTTTGAAGCAAAAACAGATCGCATAACCCCCGTTGACTTAACTAATCATGCTTATTGGAATTTAGCGGGTGCAGGACAAGGTACCGTGTTGGATCATGTGCTACAGGTTTTTGTCGATCATTATGTAGTGACCGATAAAGATTTACTTCCTACAGGACAAATAGCAGAAGTAAATGATACCCCCTTTGATTTTCGCCAACCACATCATTTAGGAGAACGTTTAGAGGATACACCGATTGGAGGCTATGATCTTTGTTTTGTGTTACCAGCCATGACCAACCATCACCCTCGCTTAGTGGCGCAGATCAAAGAGCCGGTGAGTGGGCGTACGTTAGAAGTGCATACCACACAGCCAGGGTTACAATTTTATACCGGTAATAGCCTTAAAAGTTATCCTATCAGTGGAGGGTTAACAACACAGCGATATGGCGCTTTTTGTATGGAAACACAAAATCTTCCGGGCGCTGTTAATTATCCTCAATTCCCCTCACCTTTTTTATTGCCGGGTGATCGTTATTATCACGAAACCATCTATCGCTTAATTTGGTAA
- the eda gene encoding bifunctional 4-hydroxy-2-oxoglutarate aldolase/2-dehydro-3-deoxy-phosphogluconate aldolase, with protein MEHVLTLIDILQQSRIIPVIVIDKIEHAIPLANTLVEGGFKVLEITLRTDCALEAIKQIANSVPDAILGAGTIITPRQLSEAKAAGAQFAVSPGFSEQLVSEAKKEKLAYLPGIATVSEALFAYELGLTQLKFFPAEIMGGIKALSALSEVLPSLQFCPTGGINLDSFINYLKLPQVPCIGGTWIAPRSLIEKGNFAEIALHAKEAQKKLQTVFN; from the coding sequence GTGGAACACGTGCTCACACTCATTGATATTTTACAGCAAAGTCGCATTATACCGGTTATTGTAATCGATAAGATAGAACATGCAATTCCTTTGGCTAACACCTTAGTGGAAGGTGGTTTCAAGGTACTAGAAATTACACTGCGTACGGATTGTGCTTTAGAGGCCATCAAACAAATAGCCAATAGCGTACCCGATGCTATTCTAGGGGCTGGTACGATCATTACACCGCGTCAATTATCTGAAGCCAAAGCGGCGGGCGCACAATTTGCAGTCAGCCCTGGCTTTAGCGAACAGCTTGTTTCTGAAGCAAAAAAAGAAAAATTAGCCTACCTTCCCGGCATTGCCACTGTTTCTGAAGCACTATTTGCTTATGAGCTAGGTTTAACTCAACTTAAATTTTTTCCGGCTGAAATAATGGGCGGAATAAAAGCTTTGTCTGCCCTATCTGAAGTATTGCCTTCGTTACAGTTTTGCCCTACCGGTGGCATTAATCTTGATAGCTTTATTAACTATCTCAAACTACCCCAAGTTCCTTGTATTGGTGGCACATGGATAGCACCTCGCTCACTGATTGAAAAAGGAAATTTTGCAGAAATTGCTTTACACGCAAAAGAAGCACAAAAAAAACTACAAACTGTCTTTAATTAA
- a CDS encoding sugar porter family MFS transporter, whose protein sequence is MLERSNANWMVYAVSVFAALAGLLFGYDTGIISGAILFIKKDFALSAFQVEMIVSAVLLGALIGSGFSGRLTDLFGRRKVLVFTAIAFIIGSLSTALAPSAHWLIIGRIILGIAIGVGSFTAPLYIAEIAPQRIRGMLVSLNQLAITIGIVFSYLVNYYFSVQGRWPWMLGLGVVPAAILLLGTLFLPESPRWMVLKGWEHKARNILQRIRGSENINQEFEEIQQTVKMEKGTHRLLLAKWVRPILFISLGLSFFQQVTGINTIIYYAPTILLMAGFKQAGGAILATLGIGIINVLFTVIALPLIDKWGRRPLLLLGLSGMFISLAMMGAAFYFPGFAALHWVAVGSMVLYIASFAMSLGPIMWLIISEIFPLNIRGVGASLAISASWGFNMLVALTFLTLIQLMGPSYTFWLYAFLCILGGLFVYFIVPETKGCSLEDIEQNLRLGRPSRELGVPLRKSTVSQ, encoded by the coding sequence ATGCTTGAACGATCGAATGCAAACTGGATGGTTTATGCAGTTTCGGTATTTGCAGCGTTGGCGGGGCTACTGTTTGGGTACGATACAGGAATAATCTCAGGCGCTATTTTATTTATTAAGAAAGACTTTGCTTTATCGGCCTTTCAGGTAGAGATGATTGTAAGCGCTGTTTTATTAGGTGCTTTAATCGGCTCGGGATTTAGCGGTAGACTGACTGACCTGTTTGGGCGACGTAAAGTGCTTGTTTTTACGGCCATTGCTTTCATTATCGGCTCATTATCCACGGCACTTGCACCTAGCGCACACTGGTTAATTATCGGTCGCATTATATTAGGCATTGCGATTGGTGTGGGTTCTTTTACTGCGCCTCTTTATATTGCCGAGATAGCGCCACAACGTATTCGTGGGATGTTAGTTTCTTTGAATCAATTAGCGATCACGATTGGGATCGTTTTTTCATATCTGGTTAATTACTATTTTTCTGTGCAAGGTCGTTGGCCTTGGATGCTAGGTTTAGGGGTAGTACCGGCTGCGATTTTATTGTTAGGTACTTTATTTTTACCGGAAAGCCCGCGTTGGATGGTATTAAAGGGCTGGGAGCATAAAGCACGTAATATTTTACAGCGCATTCGAGGCAGTGAAAATATTAATCAAGAATTTGAAGAAATTCAGCAAACAGTAAAAATGGAGAAAGGGACGCATCGTTTGTTGCTTGCAAAATGGGTACGCCCTATTTTGTTCATTAGTTTAGGACTAAGTTTTTTCCAACAAGTGACGGGAATTAATACGATTATTTATTATGCCCCCACTATTTTACTCATGGCAGGGTTCAAACAAGCCGGAGGCGCTATTTTAGCGACACTAGGAATAGGCATTATTAATGTGCTATTTACAGTCATTGCACTACCTTTAATCGATAAATGGGGACGTCGCCCTTTATTACTTTTAGGGCTCTCGGGTATGTTTATAAGTTTGGCAATGATGGGCGCTGCATTTTATTTTCCTGGATTTGCTGCATTGCACTGGGTAGCTGTAGGTAGTATGGTTCTTTATATTGCGAGCTTTGCAATGAGTTTAGGCCCGATTATGTGGCTTATTATTTCTGAAATTTTCCCTTTAAATATTCGTGGTGTAGGCGCTAGTCTGGCTATTTCTGCGAGTTGGGGATTCAATATGCTCGTTGCGTTAACGTTTTTAACGCTCATTCAATTGATGGGTCCTAGTTATACATTTTGGCTGTATGCTTTTTTATGTATATTAGGCGGACTTTTTGTTTACTTTATTGTTCCCGAAACCAAAGGATGTTCTTTGGAGGATATTGAACAAAATCTGCGTTTAGGTCGGCCTAGTCGTGAGCTGGGTGTTCCTTTACGGAAATCAACAGTTTCTCAATAA
- the murA gene encoding UDP-N-acetylglucosamine 1-carboxyvinyltransferase, which produces MDKLIIKGGTPLQGEVRISGAKNATLPILAACLLSKEPITLFNVPHLQDVTTMVELLSGMGAQFMIGERMSLEVNARDLIDSYAPYALVRKMRASILVLGALLARCGEAIVSLPGGCAIGTRPVNLHIQGLQAMGVKMSVENGYIKAKAKGRLQGAIIQLDTITVTGTENLMMAATLAKGKTVIKNAAREPEVVDLANFLNSIGANISDAGTDTITIEGVQQLTGGYYRILPDRIEAATYLIATACTRGFIRLKDIEAKHLEAVIHTLREAGAEITIGDHWIELDMRNKRAKAVNVITAPYPAFPTDVQAQIMAMNITAEGTGTITETVFENRFMHAQEMRRMSADITLKGNTAICKGVEKLTGAEVMATDLRASASLVLAGLTAEGETTVNRIYHIDRGYECIEEKLSQLGGKIRRISVSEAP; this is translated from the coding sequence GTGGATAAACTTATTATTAAGGGAGGGACACCGTTGCAGGGTGAGGTGCGAATTTCTGGCGCTAAGAATGCAACCTTACCTATTTTAGCGGCTTGTTTATTGTCAAAAGAGCCTATTACTTTATTTAATGTTCCACATTTGCAAGATGTGACGACCATGGTGGAACTTCTGAGCGGTATGGGTGCTCAATTCATGATTGGTGAGCGCATGAGCTTAGAAGTGAATGCGCGTGATCTGATCGATTCCTATGCACCTTATGCACTTGTTCGAAAAATGCGTGCTTCTATTCTTGTATTAGGGGCATTGTTAGCACGTTGTGGTGAAGCCATTGTTTCTTTGCCAGGTGGTTGTGCGATTGGAACGCGGCCCGTTAATCTGCATATCCAAGGACTGCAGGCAATGGGCGTGAAGATGAGTGTTGAGAATGGTTATATCAAGGCTAAAGCAAAGGGACGATTACAAGGTGCTATTATTCAGCTCGATACGATTACAGTAACGGGAACAGAGAATTTAATGATGGCAGCAACGTTAGCAAAAGGAAAAACCGTTATAAAAAATGCGGCGCGTGAACCAGAAGTAGTTGATTTAGCTAATTTTTTAAATAGCATCGGCGCTAATATTAGCGATGCCGGAACAGATACCATCACTATCGAAGGTGTTCAGCAGCTAACAGGTGGTTATTACCGAATTTTACCTGATCGAATTGAAGCAGCTACTTACCTTATTGCAACAGCTTGTACGCGAGGATTTATTCGTTTAAAAGATATAGAAGCGAAACATTTAGAAGCGGTTATTCATACATTACGAGAAGCCGGTGCAGAAATTACCATTGGCGATCATTGGATTGAATTGGATATGCGTAATAAACGCGCAAAAGCAGTTAATGTTATTACGGCACCCTACCCGGCCTTTCCTACCGATGTTCAAGCACAAATTATGGCAATGAATATCACGGCAGAAGGAACTGGAACCATTACCGAAACGGTTTTTGAAAACCGCTTTATGCATGCGCAAGAAATGCGTCGTATGAGCGCAGATATCACATTAAAAGGTAATACCGCTATTTGTAAGGGCGTTGAGAAGTTAACCGGTGCAGAGGTGATGGCCACGGATTTACGTGCCTCTGCGAGTTTGGTTCTTGCAGGATTGACAGCAGAAGGTGAAACGACAGTCAATCGAATCTATCATATTGATCGCGGTTATGAGTGTATAGAAGAAAAACTGTCACAATTAGGTGGCAAGATTAGGCGTATCTCTGTGTCAGAAGCGCCATAA
- a CDS encoding sugar kinase: MKQIAVIGEAMLELSHRSDATLALAFAGDTLNFAIYLRRLLPVESFAIHYVTALGCDSYSDSMLKNWQEEGLNTDLVCRLKNKLPGLYLIRTDEEGERTFYFYRQNSAARELFKSCATLDLEKKLLSMDYLYLSGITLAILDDDSRDYLWRILEKAKQKGVKIIFDTNYRASLWPDAEIARATIDRTLKWVDVALPTFVDEQSLFGDVTPEACAQRLLKNKITEVVVKCGAEPVLIATIATQTSVPARLIEKAVDTTGAGDSFNAAYVAARLLDIEPIKAAQWGHQLASTVINYPGAIIPREAMPDLRGHYA, encoded by the coding sequence ATGAAGCAAATTGCAGTCATTGGTGAAGCAATGCTAGAGCTATCACATCGTAGTGATGCCACACTAGCCCTAGCTTTTGCAGGCGATACCTTAAATTTCGCCATTTATTTACGACGCTTACTTCCTGTCGAATCTTTTGCTATTCATTACGTGACAGCATTAGGTTGTGATAGCTATAGCGATAGCATGCTAAAAAATTGGCAAGAAGAAGGACTCAATACGGATTTGGTGTGTCGTTTAAAAAATAAACTGCCTGGGCTTTATTTAATTCGTACCGATGAAGAAGGGGAAAGGACTTTTTATTTTTATCGCCAAAATTCTGCGGCACGGGAGCTTTTTAAATCCTGTGCCACGCTTGATTTAGAAAAAAAATTGCTAAGCATGGATTACTTATATTTATCAGGAATTACTTTGGCTATCCTTGATGATGATAGTCGGGACTATTTATGGAGGATATTAGAAAAGGCAAAACAAAAAGGTGTTAAGATAATTTTTGATACCAATTACCGTGCGTCACTTTGGCCTGATGCTGAAATAGCAAGAGCAACCATTGATCGCACTTTAAAATGGGTAGATGTTGCGTTGCCTACTTTTGTAGACGAGCAGTCTTTATTTGGTGATGTGACACCAGAAGCTTGCGCACAACGCTTGTTAAAAAATAAAATAACGGAAGTGGTTGTTAAATGTGGTGCCGAGCCAGTTTTAATTGCTACTATTGCCACGCAAACAAGTGTGCCTGCTCGTTTGATAGAAAAGGCAGTGGATACAACCGGCGCGGGCGATTCATTTAACGCGGCTTATGTAGCGGCACGTTTGTTAGACATTGAGCCTATAAAAGCGGCGCAATGGGGTCATCAATTAGCTAGCACAGTTATCAATTATCCCGGCGCAATTATTCCACGAGAAGCAATGCCAGATTTACGAGGACATTATGCCTGA
- the mlaD gene encoding outer membrane lipid asymmetry maintenance protein MlaD → MRDRIIEVWVGLFMLCSIIAVLILALKVSGLSNTIGSNGYTITADFDNIGGLKVRSPVTLAGVRIGQVSAIKLDSARFKAIVTMQLDANQQQLPADTSASIQTQGLLGANYISLRPGFDQSFLKNGSVIQDTHPALILEDLIGQLVFSLKNSGGKQ, encoded by the coding sequence GTGCGCGATAGGATAATAGAGGTTTGGGTTGGCCTATTTATGTTATGCAGTATTATTGCCGTACTTATTTTAGCGCTTAAGGTAAGTGGTTTAAGTAATACCATTGGAAGTAATGGCTATACCATTACGGCAGATTTTGATAATATCGGCGGGCTTAAAGTGCGTTCTCCCGTTACCTTAGCGGGTGTTCGGATTGGTCAAGTTTCTGCCATAAAGCTAGATAGTGCGCGGTTTAAAGCAATAGTAACGATGCAACTTGATGCGAACCAACAACAATTGCCGGCGGATACATCCGCGAGTATCCAAACTCAAGGATTATTAGGCGCTAATTACATTAGCCTTAGGCCTGGGTTTGATCAAAGTTTTTTAAAGAATGGAAGTGTTATTCAAGATACGCATCCCGCGTTGATCCTAGAGGACTTAATTGGGCAACTCGTATTCAGTTTAAAGAACTCAGGGGGAAAACAGTGA